The following coding sequences are from one Gossypium hirsutum isolate 1008001.06 chromosome A12, Gossypium_hirsutum_v2.1, whole genome shotgun sequence window:
- the LOC107929517 gene encoding bidirectional sugar transporter SWEET3 — protein MGDRLRLAVGIMGNASSLLLYAAPILTFTRVIRKRSTEEFSCIPYIVALSNCLLYTWYGLPVVSYKWENFPVITINGLGIILELSFIFIYLWFAPTRGKIKAGTITTMVMVIFTVTAIISAFVFHDHHHRKVFVGTIGLVASVAMYAAPLVVVKQVIMTKSVEFMPFYLSFFSFLASVLWLAYGLLSHDLLLASPNLVGLPLGILQLGLYCKYRKRGIIEEEPSKWDLEHNNIQEKPKHMQLSMNEDVNGKI, from the exons ATGGGTGATAGGCTACGCCTAGCAGTTGGTATCATGG GCAATGCTTCTTCTTTGTTGCTTTATGCTGCACCAAT CTTGACTTTTACAAGGGTAATAAGGAAAAGAAGCACTGAAGAATTCTCATGCATCCCATACATAGTTGCACTATCGAATTGTCTCCTTTACACATGGTATGGATTGCCTGTTGTGAGCTACAAGTGGGAAAATTTCCCTGTCATCACCATTAATGGTTTAGGGATCATCTTAGAGTTATCTTTCATCTTCATCTATCTTTGGTTTGCTCCAACAAGAGGAAAG ATTAAAGCTGGTACCATAACGACGATGGTTATGGTAATATTTACCGTAACTGCAATTATATCGGCTTTTGTATTTCATGATCATCATCATCGGAAAGTTTTTGTTGGGACTATTGGGCTGGTGGCTTCAGTGGCAATGTATGCTGCTCCACTTGTCGTCGTG AAACAAGTGATAATGACAAAGAGTGTGGAATTTATGCcgttttatttatcttttttctcGTTCTTGGCTAGTGTTCTTTGGTTGGCTTATGGACTACTGAGTCACGATCTCCTTCTAGCG TCACCAAATCTGGTTGGCCTCCCTTTGGGCATATTGCAACTTGGACTTTACTGCAAATATAGGAAAAGAGGAATTATAGAAGAAGAACCAAGCAAATGGGATTTAGAGCATAATAATATCCAGGAGAAACCCAAACATATGCAGCTCTCAATGAACGAAGATGTCAATGGAAAGATCTGA